A window of Bacillota bacterium contains these coding sequences:
- a CDS encoding O-sialoglycoprotein endopeptidase: MDEAGQLLVDARKLLAVPSGQRGLRQSEAVWQHVNALPQLAASLSEALADRKLEAISFSDQPRPVAQSYLPVFRVGAAWAHSGAALVSARLLPSTHQEGHVWAGVWSSKLRSRLESVLAQGQSFTTLAVHLSGGTSEVVQVEVAGGDSGLKIQELGATTDLHAGQFVDRVGVALGLPFPAGAALEELAREAADPVPNLPHSVQNLSVSFSGPTSAAMRLISQGASPAGIAHATFKSIADTLVKWVANASQASGIDQCLFVGGVASNGLIRRWVTDDLEAKGIACHFCDPKYSTDNAVGLAYYGTLVTKGLLSAGG; the protein is encoded by the coding sequence ATGGATGAAGCAGGGCAGTTGCTCGTTGATGCCCGCAAGTTGTTGGCGGTTCCCTCTGGTCAGCGGGGACTGCGGCAATCGGAGGCCGTTTGGCAGCACGTGAACGCGCTGCCACAGTTGGCTGCATCCCTTTCCGAGGCCCTTGCCGATAGGAAGTTGGAAGCGATTTCTTTTAGCGATCAGCCGCGACCAGTGGCCCAATCATATTTGCCGGTTTTTCGTGTAGGGGCGGCCTGGGCTCATTCCGGGGCTGCCCTTGTTAGTGCTCGGCTCTTGCCCTCCACCCACCAAGAAGGGCACGTCTGGGCCGGTGTCTGGTCCTCGAAACTGCGATCCAGACTGGAATCGGTGCTGGCGCAAGGCCAGTCCTTCACCACCTTAGCTGTGCATCTCTCTGGTGGGACCAGTGAAGTGGTCCAGGTTGAGGTGGCCGGTGGCGATAGTGGACTTAAGATTCAGGAACTCGGTGCCACAACGGATCTCCATGCCGGACAATTCGTCGATCGGGTGGGTGTTGCCTTGGGCTTGCCCTTTCCCGCGGGAGCGGCACTGGAGGAGCTGGCCAGGGAAGCTGCCGACCCGGTGCCTAACCTTCCCCACTCGGTGCAGAACTTAAGTGTGAGTTTTTCTGGCCCAACTTCCGCGGCCATGCGCCTGATTTCTCAAGGGGCCAGCCCTGCTGGGATCGCACATGCTACCTTCAAGTCGATAGCCGATACCCTTGTCAAATGGGTGGCCAATGCCAGTCAGGCCTCGGGGATCGATCAATGTCTCTTCGTCGGCGGAGTTGCCAGTAACGGATTGATTCGTCGCTGGGTCACCGATGATCTCGAAGCCAAGGGCATTGCTTGTCACTTCTGTGATCCCAAGTACAGCACAGATAACGCGGTGGGGCTGGCCTACTACGGAACTTTGGTCACCAAGGGATTACTGTCAGCGGGAGGTTAA
- a CDS encoding DUF2273 domain-containing protein translates to MDERVLVWLSWLYRHKGTIAGVLFGFVFGWLSIRFGILRALFVLICTVVGVVVGYRIDHNRSWAELFEAIRPSDRFWRR, encoded by the coding sequence GTGGACGAGAGAGTGCTGGTTTGGTTGTCATGGTTGTATCGACACAAAGGCACCATCGCCGGTGTCCTCTTTGGCTTTGTCTTCGGCTGGCTGTCTATTCGCTTTGGGATCTTGAGGGCACTTTTTGTGCTGATCTGCACCGTGGTAGGAGTCGTTGTTGGGTATCGAATTGACCATAATAGGAGTTGGGCAGAGCTATTCGAAGCTATTCGGCCGTCGGATCGATTCTGGCGTCGCTAA
- a CDS encoding TlyA family RNA methyltransferase, translating to MAQKRERVDVLLVQRGLVSSRERAQGLIMAGQVFSGDQRLVKPGTKIPVDSPLTVKGELMPYVSRGGLKLEKALKEFAIDPTGMVALDIGASTGGFTDCLLQHGAKKVYAIDVGYGQLAWKLRQDDRVVVWERTNIRHVQPHQLPELAEIAVIDLAFISLTKVFGVTVNLLVPNGEVVALIKPQFEAGPDQVGKKGIVRDPQVHGAVLHQVVNSAAEVGLGLLNLSYSPVTGAEGNIEFLGHFAKGAERKWPREDLTFDTGISNLVQEAWRQVER from the coding sequence TTGGCTCAGAAAAGGGAACGGGTCGACGTTCTTCTGGTGCAACGGGGATTGGTATCCAGCCGCGAACGGGCGCAAGGATTAATTATGGCCGGTCAGGTGTTTTCCGGCGACCAACGTCTTGTCAAGCCCGGGACCAAGATACCCGTTGACTCACCGTTAACGGTCAAAGGGGAGCTCATGCCCTATGTTAGTCGAGGGGGACTCAAGTTAGAGAAGGCCCTTAAGGAATTTGCCATCGACCCCACCGGTATGGTGGCCTTAGATATCGGGGCCTCCACCGGGGGATTTACCGATTGCCTCTTGCAGCATGGTGCCAAGAAGGTGTACGCCATCGACGTAGGTTACGGGCAGCTGGCCTGGAAGCTGCGGCAGGATGATCGGGTCGTGGTGTGGGAAAGAACCAATATTCGGCACGTTCAACCTCATCAATTGCCGGAATTGGCTGAAATTGCCGTCATCGACTTAGCCTTTATTTCCTTGACGAAGGTCTTTGGGGTGACGGTCAATCTTCTAGTTCCCAATGGTGAGGTTGTCGCTTTGATCAAGCCTCAGTTTGAGGCCGGGCCGGATCAAGTGGGGAAGAAGGGGATTGTGCGAGACCCCCAGGTACATGGCGCGGTGCTGCATCAAGTGGTGAATTCTGCCGCTGAAGTGGGACTGGGACTCCTTAATTTGTCCTATTCGCCGGTGACCGGTGCCGAAGGAAATATTGAGTTCTTGGGTCACTTTGCCAAGGGCGCCGAGAGAAAGTGGCCCAGAGAAGACTTGACCTTTGACACTGGGATCTCGAATTTGGTTCAGGAGGCCTGGCGTCAGGTGGAAAGATAA
- a CDS encoding Asp23/Gls24 family envelope stress response protein, which yields MAEARTDLGEVRVADEVVGIIAGLAASEVEGVAGMSGGIAGGIAELLGRKNLSKGVKVEVGEEEAAIDLFNVVEYGVRIPEVATNIQENVKQAIEGMTGLDVVEVNVHVLGVNFPQPQAPPPPEEEREEVPAPRVR from the coding sequence ATGGCGGAAGCACGGACAGATCTGGGAGAAGTCAGAGTAGCCGATGAAGTGGTGGGGATTATCGCCGGGCTGGCGGCATCTGAGGTCGAGGGAGTTGCCGGGATGAGCGGCGGGATCGCCGGTGGAATTGCTGAACTGTTAGGACGGAAAAACCTGTCCAAGGGTGTTAAGGTTGAGGTGGGCGAAGAGGAGGCTGCCATCGACCTCTTTAACGTGGTTGAGTACGGAGTGCGAATTCCAGAAGTGGCTACTAACATTCAGGAAAATGTGAAACAGGCCATTGAAGGTATGACGGGATTGGATGTCGTTGAAGTTAACGTTCATGTGCTGGGAGTGAACTTCCCGCAACCGCAGGCGCCGCCACCGCCGGAAGAGGAGCGTGAGGAGGTTCCGGCGCCGCGAGTCCGTTAG
- the xseA gene encoding exodeoxyribonuclease VII large subunit, whose amino-acid sequence MQIRKGRRAYSVGELTRYIKTILQGQRVLQNIAVNGEVSNLRRQQSGHIYFTLKDESASLACVMFRTQAARLSFHLENGMKVWAIGSIGVYEVSGAYQLYVSQVEPVGQGSLQLALEQLKQRLASEGLFDPSRRRPIPMIPKGIGLVTSPSGAAMKDFVSVVQRRFPNIPIVLAPALVQGKDAPQSIVQALAGLNICDEIDVVVLARGGGALEDLWCFNDEAVARAIAACRFPVVSAVGHETDVTIADLVADLRAPTPSAAGELVVPDRAQLQLQVQRVSLDLQVALQRWLEKNQRRVQELEQRLQVSNPLGMIQVQLQRVDELMQRAVRAIQLVTQTERERFASVLVQLEQLSPLATLRRGYTVCRFTDGPSSHQVVRSVQNVSPGQGIEVLFVDGAAQCLVQSRSIRVEGAGENEV is encoded by the coding sequence GTGCAGATTCGAAAGGGCAGAAGGGCCTACAGTGTTGGTGAACTGACTCGATATATCAAGACTATTTTGCAGGGACAAAGGGTGCTGCAAAATATCGCGGTTAACGGCGAAGTGTCTAACCTGCGGCGGCAGCAATCGGGCCATATCTATTTTACCTTGAAGGACGAGTCTGCCAGTCTAGCCTGTGTGATGTTTCGCACCCAGGCAGCCCGGTTGAGCTTTCACCTGGAGAATGGGATGAAGGTTTGGGCCATCGGCAGCATTGGTGTCTATGAGGTGTCTGGGGCCTATCAGCTGTACGTGTCCCAGGTGGAACCGGTGGGACAGGGTTCATTGCAATTGGCCCTAGAACAGCTGAAGCAGCGGTTGGCCTCAGAAGGTCTCTTTGATCCCAGCCGGCGGAGACCGATCCCGATGATTCCCAAGGGAATCGGTTTGGTTACCTCGCCCAGTGGGGCAGCGATGAAGGATTTTGTTTCCGTGGTTCAGCGGCGCTTTCCCAATATCCCAATTGTGTTGGCTCCGGCTCTGGTACAGGGCAAAGATGCTCCCCAAAGTATCGTTCAGGCCCTGGCAGGGCTGAATATCTGCGATGAAATTGACGTTGTTGTCCTGGCCAGAGGGGGAGGAGCCCTCGAGGATTTGTGGTGTTTTAACGATGAGGCCGTTGCTCGGGCGATTGCTGCCTGTCGCTTTCCTGTGGTCAGTGCCGTCGGTCATGAAACCGATGTCACCATCGCGGACTTGGTGGCGGATCTCAGGGCACCTACCCCTTCGGCTGCCGGGGAACTGGTGGTGCCAGATCGAGCCCAACTACAACTTCAGGTGCAGAGGGTCAGCTTAGATTTACAGGTTGCCCTGCAGCGTTGGCTGGAGAAAAATCAGCGACGGGTGCAGGAGCTGGAGCAAAGGCTGCAGGTAAGCAATCCCTTGGGTATGATTCAAGTCCAGCTGCAGCGAGTCGATGAGCTGATGCAGCGGGCCGTCCGGGCCATCCAGTTGGTCACCCAAACTGAGCGAGAGCGTTTTGCCTCGGTTTTAGTGCAATTGGAGCAGCTGAGCCCCCTGGCAACGCTGCGAAGGGGATACACCGTTTGCCGTTTCACCGACGGACCCTCATCACATCAGGTCGTCAGGAGCGTACAGAATGTATCTCCCGGACAGGGCATCGAGGTTCTCTTTGTCGATGGAGCCGCCCAGTGCCTGGTCCAAAGTCGCAGTATTAGGGTAGAAGGAGCTGGCGAGAATGAAGTTTGA
- the nusB gene encoding transcription antitermination factor NusB, giving the protein MRRRLARQAALQMLFQIDLGKQTVEDALDWMRESVSLDPTMQEFATALVRGVCAHQREIDDLIEHYSVGWDLTRMAGVERNLLRLGIYEMFYCDEIPLPVTINEMVELGKSFGDANSGRFINGILGKIKTDIVASASPEEE; this is encoded by the coding sequence TTGAGGCGAAGATTGGCCAGACAGGCTGCTTTGCAGATGTTATTTCAAATCGATTTGGGAAAGCAAACCGTGGAAGATGCGTTAGATTGGATGCGAGAGTCCGTCTCTTTGGACCCGACGATGCAGGAATTTGCCACCGCTTTAGTAAGAGGGGTTTGTGCTCATCAACGGGAGATCGATGATTTGATTGAGCACTATTCAGTGGGCTGGGATTTGACCCGCATGGCCGGAGTTGAACGGAATTTGCTGCGTTTGGGGATCTATGAGATGTTTTATTGCGATGAAATTCCCTTACCGGTGACTATCAATGAAATGGTGGAGCTAGGGAAGAGTTTTGGTGATGCCAATTCCGGACGGTTTATTAACGGCATTTTAGGTAAGATCAAGACGGACATTGTCGCCTCCGCTTCGCCAGAGGAGGAGTGA
- a CDS encoding polyprenyl synthetase family protein, which translates to MNFSEYAKTYRPFVEAALEKYLPDEGMQPTTIHRAMRYSALGGGKRLRALLAIAGCQAVGGDIRQVEPLVAALEMIHAYSLVHDDLPCMDDDDYRRGKLTCHKVFGEGLAVLTGDALLTQGFYLISRLADVGVDGDTITRVLAELGQACGTDGLIGGQVVDLESEGKEVSRSTLEYIHTRKTGALFKTSIRCGAIIGGATDDQLDIIDTYADNFGLAFQITDDILDVVGDEAKLGKAVGSDERHVKATYVSILGLEQAKQRAQGAIEAAKEAIVTLEGNTDALVSLAEFVIARDH; encoded by the coding sequence ATGAATTTTAGCGAATATGCCAAGACTTACCGGCCTTTTGTGGAGGCAGCTCTGGAGAAATATCTGCCCGACGAAGGTATGCAGCCCACAACCATCCATCGAGCAATGCGCTACAGTGCCCTCGGTGGAGGAAAACGTCTGCGGGCGCTGTTGGCCATTGCCGGTTGTCAGGCCGTTGGAGGAGATATCCGGCAGGTGGAACCCTTGGTAGCGGCCCTGGAAATGATTCATGCCTACAGTTTGGTACACGATGACTTGCCCTGTATGGACGATGATGACTACCGACGGGGTAAGTTGACCTGTCACAAGGTGTTTGGGGAAGGACTCGCCGTCTTAACGGGAGACGCCTTGTTGACTCAAGGGTTCTACCTTATTTCCCGCTTGGCTGATGTCGGTGTCGATGGAGATACCATCACTCGGGTGTTGGCTGAATTGGGACAAGCCTGTGGAACCGATGGGCTAATCGGGGGGCAGGTTGTAGACCTGGAGTCCGAGGGCAAAGAGGTATCAAGAAGTACCCTAGAGTACATTCACACTCGTAAAACCGGTGCCCTTTTCAAAACCTCCATTCGCTGCGGCGCTATTATTGGTGGGGCTACCGATGACCAGCTGGACATCATTGACACCTATGCCGATAACTTCGGATTGGCCTTTCAGATCACCGATGATATTCTTGACGTAGTGGGCGATGAAGCCAAGTTAGGCAAAGCCGTTGGCAGCGATGAGCGTCATGTCAAAGCCACCTATGTCTCAATCCTGGGTCTGGAGCAGGCTAAGCAAAGAGCGCAAGGAGCCATTGAGGCTGCCAAGGAGGCCATTGTGACCCTTGAGGGTAACACCGACGCCTTGGTGAGTTTGGCGGAATTCGTGATCGCCCGCGACCATTGA
- a CDS encoding arginine repressor, whose protein sequence is MKAQRHSTIMRIIRDIDVETQEELAQYLRQQGIAVTQATVSRDIKELRLVKIPNERGGYRYAPPFEPDLGDVRKRAQRTFEDFVIEQAFTGNLVILKTLPGTAPAVGAAIDDLEWPDVIATLAGDDVVLVIVKSGESGEIEEPTGAIAQVLEGFRKLRQGK, encoded by the coding sequence GTGAAAGCGCAACGGCATTCGACAATTATGCGAATTATTCGGGATATTGATGTGGAGACCCAGGAGGAGTTGGCGCAGTATTTGAGGCAGCAAGGGATCGCTGTCACCCAGGCGACGGTGTCCCGGGACATTAAGGAGCTGCGCCTGGTGAAGATACCCAACGAACGGGGAGGTTATCGCTATGCGCCCCCCTTTGAGCCGGACTTAGGTGATGTGCGCAAACGAGCCCAGAGAACCTTTGAGGATTTTGTGATCGAGCAGGCCTTTACAGGGAATCTGGTAATTCTCAAAACCCTGCCGGGAACGGCGCCCGCGGTTGGGGCAGCCATCGATGATCTGGAATGGCCCGATGTGATCGCCACCCTTGCCGGGGATGATGTAGTCTTAGTGATCGTTAAGTCGGGAGAGTCTGGGGAAATAGAAGAGCCCACGGGGGCAATAGCTCAGGTCTTGGAAGGCTTTCGTAAGCTGCGGCAGGGGAAATAG
- a CDS encoding NAD(+)/NADH kinase encodes MIIGIVPNLRNRPALELAKEISHKLQAQGVCVWIEAEAAALLQVPQVVGCPLTDLSATDVVISLGGDGTLLHTARSLAEAEVPILGVNLGHLGFLTELETHDLEEGLRRLLQGDYTVEDRLMLSALHRTLHAQEETTPSYLALNDVVVSRGPLARMLTISILVNDQHVADYTADGVIVATPTGSTAYSLSAGGPIVTPSVESILITPICPHSLSARSVLVPANETVSICVEKSHGDAMLTADGQTTAALKVGDVVEVSRAPWAAHFVRMQHHNFYQVVYRRLGRREVKEIGGEAE; translated from the coding sequence TTGATTATTGGTATAGTTCCTAATCTTCGCAATCGGCCGGCCCTTGAGCTGGCTAAGGAAATAAGTCACAAGCTCCAGGCCCAGGGCGTTTGTGTTTGGATCGAGGCTGAGGCGGCAGCCTTGCTCCAGGTTCCCCAGGTAGTAGGCTGTCCTTTGACTGATCTGTCGGCAACGGATGTAGTCATCTCCCTAGGTGGCGATGGGACACTGCTGCATACGGCACGTTCCTTGGCCGAGGCGGAGGTGCCGATTTTAGGGGTAAACCTAGGCCACCTAGGATTTCTTACGGAACTGGAAACTCACGACTTGGAAGAAGGACTTAGACGCTTACTGCAAGGTGACTACACCGTAGAAGATCGGTTGATGCTATCGGCTCTTCATCGCACCCTCCATGCCCAGGAAGAGACAACCCCTTCCTACCTCGCTCTCAACGATGTCGTCGTATCCCGAGGGCCTTTGGCCCGAATGCTTACCATTTCCATCTTAGTTAATGATCAGCATGTAGCCGATTACACAGCGGACGGGGTGATTGTGGCCACTCCCACGGGATCTACTGCCTATTCCTTGTCTGCCGGTGGTCCCATTGTCACTCCTAGTGTAGAGTCCATTCTAATTACCCCAATTTGCCCCCATTCTCTTTCGGCTCGTTCCGTACTGGTTCCCGCGAATGAAACGGTGTCTATTTGTGTAGAAAAAAGCCATGGGGATGCGATGTTAACAGCCGATGGCCAGACCACGGCTGCTCTTAAGGTTGGCGATGTTGTCGAAGTATCCCGGGCTCCTTGGGCTGCTCATTTCGTTCGGATGCAGCACCATAATTTCTATCAAGTAGTCTATCGTCGGTTGGGTCGTCGCGAAGTGAAGGAGATTGGAGGCGAGGCGGAGTGA
- a CDS encoding 1-deoxy-D-xylulose-5-phosphate synthase, whose amino-acid sequence MVSILNRITEPSQLKSLDKEELTQLAEEIRQIIVETVAANGGHLAPNLGVVELTLALHRVLNAPQDKIVWDVGHQSYTHKLLTGRYQSFSTLRQWGGISGFPRMDESIYDSFGVGHSSTSISAALGMAVARDLAGEDHVVAAVIGDGALTGGLAFEALNNAGHLGVNLLVILNDNEMSISPNVGALSHYLTQLRLDPVLSRARTDLERAIKRIPGIGGSMLKMADLMTDMLKTVLVPGRLFQELGFTYFGPIDGHDIVGMQQVLREALRRDGPVLVHTITKKGKGWLPAEINPEKFHSTGPFSIEKALMEYKLAESNLVSIPSVSPAPIQAEEDQQERISSFSELLGAALVELGKIDETIVAITAAMPEGTGLARFGRIFPQRFFDVGIAEEHGATFAAGLVAGGRKPVFAVYSTFLQRAVDQIIHDVCLQELPAIFAIDRAGLVGEDGPTHHGVFDLSLLQAIPNLTILAPRDGRELVGMLSWAVNSSRPVALRYPREKLAQPLTLAEVKALVAEYFPSSRSGDLTQWRPQAICEGTEGVIFAAGTMCRVASQAAKLLQTHCGIGAQVVNLRTIKPLDTEAIFSFVDGKQWLATLEENAVVGGVGSRIIQELALAGKLPRYCLNLGIPDEFIPHGSRKRLLAQMGLTPEAVAEKILEKVGVRHLLVSSRWTGGSTGR is encoded by the coding sequence TTGGTGTCGATTTTGAACAGGATTACAGAGCCGTCGCAGCTAAAGAGCCTAGACAAAGAGGAATTGACCCAGTTGGCCGAAGAGATTAGGCAGATCATCGTCGAAACGGTAGCAGCAAATGGCGGTCACTTGGCACCCAACCTAGGTGTAGTGGAACTAACCCTTGCCCTGCATCGGGTTCTCAACGCCCCTCAAGACAAGATAGTTTGGGATGTCGGTCATCAAAGCTATACCCATAAATTGTTGACGGGACGCTACCAAAGTTTTTCCACCTTGCGGCAGTGGGGTGGTATTTCTGGTTTCCCTCGAATGGATGAGAGTATTTACGACTCTTTCGGTGTCGGCCACAGCAGCACCTCGATTTCCGCGGCCTTAGGAATGGCGGTAGCCAGAGACTTAGCCGGCGAAGATCACGTGGTAGCTGCAGTCATTGGTGATGGAGCCCTTACCGGCGGATTGGCCTTTGAGGCCCTGAACAATGCCGGTCATCTGGGCGTTAACCTGTTGGTGATCCTAAATGATAACGAAATGTCTATTTCTCCCAACGTCGGAGCCCTCAGCCATTATCTGACACAGTTGCGCTTGGATCCGGTGTTGTCTCGCGCCCGGACGGACCTGGAGCGGGCCATCAAGCGCATCCCCGGCATCGGGGGTTCTATGCTGAAGATGGCGGATCTGATGACGGATATGCTGAAAACGGTATTGGTTCCTGGTCGTCTCTTTCAGGAATTGGGCTTTACTTACTTCGGGCCCATCGATGGCCATGACATTGTGGGAATGCAGCAGGTGCTTCGGGAGGCTCTGCGTCGGGATGGCCCGGTACTGGTACATACCATCACCAAGAAGGGCAAAGGGTGGCTGCCGGCGGAGATCAATCCTGAGAAATTCCATAGTACTGGCCCCTTCTCTATTGAGAAAGCGCTAATGGAGTACAAGCTGGCGGAAAGCAACCTAGTTTCCATTCCTTCTGTCTCGCCGGCTCCGATTCAGGCCGAAGAAGACCAACAAGAGAGGATTTCCAGCTTCAGTGAGCTGCTGGGAGCTGCTTTGGTGGAGTTAGGCAAGATTGATGAAACCATTGTAGCCATCACCGCCGCGATGCCCGAAGGCACCGGGTTGGCTCGCTTTGGTCGGATCTTTCCCCAGCGGTTTTTTGACGTAGGTATTGCCGAAGAGCACGGGGCTACCTTTGCCGCTGGATTAGTTGCCGGTGGCAGGAAGCCGGTTTTTGCTGTGTATTCTACCTTCCTGCAACGGGCCGTTGATCAGATTATCCATGATGTTTGCCTGCAGGAGCTGCCGGCGATCTTCGCCATCGATCGCGCGGGATTGGTTGGGGAAGACGGTCCCACCCATCACGGTGTCTTCGACCTTTCGTTATTACAGGCAATACCCAATCTGACTATTCTTGCTCCTCGAGATGGCAGGGAGCTAGTGGGGATGCTTAGTTGGGCCGTTAACTCCTCCCGGCCCGTTGCCCTTCGTTACCCGAGGGAGAAATTGGCCCAGCCCTTGACCTTAGCTGAGGTGAAGGCCTTGGTAGCCGAATATTTCCCTTCGTCCAGGTCCGGTGATCTCACCCAGTGGAGGCCCCAGGCAATCTGCGAGGGGACGGAAGGAGTAATTTTTGCAGCGGGTACCATGTGCCGCGTAGCTAGCCAAGCAGCGAAGTTACTGCAGACCCATTGTGGCATCGGGGCACAGGTTGTGAATTTGCGGACAATCAAACCCCTGGATACCGAAGCCATCTTTAGCTTTGTCGATGGTAAGCAATGGCTAGCCACTCTCGAGGAAAATGCCGTGGTAGGTGGGGTCGGTAGTCGGATTATCCAGGAACTAGCTTTGGCAGGAAAATTACCCCGGTATTGTTTGAATCTAGGTATTCCCGATGAATTTATCCCCCATGGCTCCAGAAAAAGACTCCTGGCCCAGATGGGGTTGACACCGGAGGCGGTGGCAGAGAAAATTCTGGAGAAGGTGGGAGTTCGGCACCTTTTGGTGTCTAGCCGATGGACCGGTGGTAGTACAGGGAGATGA
- the amaP gene encoding alkaline shock response membrane anchor protein AmaP, whose protein sequence is MAVVDRIMAVVAATLLVVLAVIVAAAMLGWNAEAMISAMQLLRGRYLEGLAVVILLGIGAVYFVLVAVRRSAPRSVRWEGELGDVEVSLTTVEALARAAAQEVEGIVDVVPTAYRDTDGLRIGLRMTVPPDQSIPDLSSKVQSLVASHVENIIGVPVVATSIQVRGIGSVREKSRVQ, encoded by the coding sequence TTGGCAGTAGTGGATAGAATTATGGCGGTGGTTGCCGCTACCTTACTGGTGGTTTTGGCTGTCATTGTAGCCGCAGCGATGTTGGGGTGGAATGCCGAAGCCATGATCTCAGCGATGCAGCTACTCAGGGGCCGGTACCTAGAGGGGTTGGCAGTTGTGATCCTGCTAGGTATCGGCGCGGTATACTTTGTCTTGGTGGCAGTGCGCCGGTCCGCTCCTCGAAGCGTTCGCTGGGAGGGTGAGCTGGGCGATGTTGAGGTTTCCCTGACTACGGTGGAAGCTTTGGCGAGGGCCGCGGCTCAAGAAGTAGAGGGGATTGTCGACGTGGTCCCGACGGCCTATCGGGATACCGACGGTCTGCGAATTGGGCTCAGGATGACTGTCCCACCGGATCAAAGTATACCGGACCTTTCTTCCAAGGTGCAAAGTTTGGTTGCCTCTCATGTGGAGAATATCATTGGAGTACCAGTGGTGGCCACTTCGATTCAAGTCAGGGGTATCGGCAGTGTCAGGGAGAAAAGCCGTGTGCAATAG
- the xseB gene encoding exodeoxyribonuclease VII small subunit — protein sequence MKFEKAMDELEQVVRRLESGEPDLEEALKLFERGVKLARVCNEHLEKAESQVKVLLEGDVDAAQS from the coding sequence ATGAAGTTTGAAAAGGCTATGGACGAGTTGGAGCAAGTCGTGAGGCGGCTGGAGTCTGGAGAACCAGACCTGGAGGAAGCTCTGAAGCTTTTTGAACGGGGGGTCAAGTTGGCTAGGGTGTGCAACGAGCATTTGGAGAAAGCAGAATCCCAGGTGAAGGTGTTGTTAGAGGGCGATGTTGATGCAGCCCAATCCTAG